The Syntrophomonadaceae bacterium genome includes the window GTGCTGTTTTAGTTCTTGGCGTTTAATGATAGCCTTTGCAAGCATCTCGTCAATTTCTTGATGTCGGGGGATCGGCTCGTTTTTTTTGCCGTTTGTATAAATATCGTGCCTTGCTCCGTTTCTCAGTAACCACCATCCGTTTTTTTCTAGCAGCCTGATCAGTTCCCGGCGTTTCATTTTGTCACCTCACATCTCTAATTATGCGCATTCTTTGCGCATTTGTCAACCAAGGCGAAAGAAGGCGAA containing:
- a CDS encoding type II toxin-antitoxin system HicA family toxin, which encodes MKRRELIRLLEKNGWWLLRNGARHDIYTNGKKNEPIPRHQEIDEMLAKAIIKRQELKQHH